From one Candidatus Thioglobus sp. NP1 genomic stretch:
- a CDS encoding succinate dehydrogenase/fumarate reductase iron-sulfur subunit gives MNFTLHIWRQKNTQSAGKFFTYEINDIDSDTSFLEMLDQLNEQLIDKGEDCIIFDYDCREGICGTCSLVINGHPHGEKKATTTCQLYMRDYANQRELWIEPWRAKSFPIVKDLAVKRDAFDRIIQSGGFISVSVGSSPEANSILVNKDDADCAFDSATCIGCGACVAVCPNASASLFIAAKINHFEQLPQGKIESKTRAQRMINQMEEEGFGSCSNHRHCEVVCPKEISVKNIATMNRLL, from the coding sequence ATGAATTTTACTCTCCATATTTGGCGCCAAAAAAATACTCAAAGTGCTGGTAAATTTTTTACCTATGAGATTAACGATATTGATAGTGATACGTCGTTTCTAGAAATGCTTGATCAATTAAATGAACAGCTAATTGATAAGGGTGAGGATTGTATTATTTTTGATTATGATTGCAGAGAAGGTATTTGTGGGACATGTTCATTAGTAATAAATGGTCACCCACATGGAGAAAAAAAAGCCACAACAACATGTCAGCTTTACATGAGGGATTATGCAAATCAGCGTGAACTTTGGATTGAGCCATGGCGTGCAAAAAGCTTTCCAATAGTCAAGGACCTGGCTGTTAAGCGAGATGCGTTTGATCGAATAATTCAATCTGGTGGATTTATTTCTGTTTCAGTTGGCTCCTCTCCAGAGGCTAATTCAATACTGGTCAATAAAGATGATGCAGATTGTGCCTTTGATTCTGCAACCTGTATTGGTTGTGGGGCCTGTGTTGCAGTATGTCCAAATGCCTCAGCAAGTCTTTTTATTGCTGCAAAGATTAACCATTTTGAACAGTTACCACAAGGCAAAATTGAGAGCAAAACTCGAGCACAAAGGATGATTAATCAGATGGAAGAAGAGGGTTTTGGTAGTTGTTCTAATCATCGCCATTGTGAAGTCGTATGTCCAAAAGAAATTTCAGTAAAAAATATTGCTACAATGAATAGACTACTGTGA
- a CDS encoding fumarate reductase/succinate dehydrogenase flavoprotein subunit — MQNFNPNVPSGPLENRWDKHKFDLALIAPQNRKKYKIIVIGTGLAGASLCATLGEAGYNIKSFCYNDSPRRAHSIAAQGGVNASKNYQNDGDSTWRLFYDTIKGGDFRARESNIYRLAQLSCNIIDQAVSQGVPFAREYSGYLANRSFGGTQVSRTFYARGQTGQQLLLGAYSSMSKEIASGRVTHQSRSEMLEMIIIDGKARGVVVRNLVSGEISAHVADCVVLCTGGYSNAYYLSTNAMGCNTSATWRAFKNGAYFANPSFTQIHPTCVPPTGDSQSKLTLMSESLRNDGRIWSPKNTEDCDKNPNDIQEQDRDYFLERMYPAFANLVPRDIASRALKGICDEGRGVGSLFNNQRLGVYLDFSSVIEKIGIEKVKEKYGNLFDMYKSITGENPYEVPMKIYPAPHYTMGGLWVDYNLMTSINGLFACGEANFSDHGANRLGASALMQGLADGYFIAPQTVANYLARSKFEEIDLDHPEVITTIDTVKTRIEKLMNAPKPEYSPDYFHKKIGSILWTTCGMARDKDSLEAAIKDINDLKKLFWNSIKVTGSESDFNQTLEKAGRVADFIELGHLMCVDALDREESCGAHARLEYLAESGDAMRDDENYGYVAAWEFNDDGPVLHKEHLDFEFIKPTYRDYK; from the coding sequence ATGCAAAATTTTAATCCAAATGTACCATCAGGGCCCCTTGAAAATAGGTGGGATAAGCATAAATTTGATCTTGCACTGATTGCACCTCAAAATAGAAAAAAATATAAAATTATTGTTATAGGAACTGGTTTAGCTGGAGCTTCATTATGTGCAACGCTTGGAGAGGCTGGCTATAATATTAAATCCTTTTGCTACAATGATAGCCCTCGAAGAGCCCATTCCATAGCAGCTCAAGGCGGTGTGAATGCGAGTAAAAATTATCAAAATGATGGTGATAGTACATGGCGACTTTTTTACGATACGATAAAGGGTGGAGATTTTAGAGCAAGAGAGTCAAATATTTATCGTCTAGCGCAATTGAGTTGTAATATTATTGATCAAGCTGTTTCGCAGGGAGTCCCTTTTGCTAGAGAGTATAGTGGTTATCTAGCTAACAGATCTTTTGGGGGGACCCAAGTTTCAAGAACTTTTTATGCTCGTGGGCAAACGGGACAGCAGCTTTTATTGGGTGCGTATAGTTCAATGAGTAAAGAAATAGCCTCAGGAAGAGTAACGCATCAGTCAAGATCTGAAATGTTAGAGATGATTATTATTGATGGAAAGGCTCGTGGTGTTGTCGTTCGAAATTTAGTAAGTGGAGAAATTTCAGCACATGTTGCTGACTGTGTTGTGCTCTGTACCGGAGGTTACAGTAATGCCTACTATCTCTCAACTAATGCAATGGGTTGTAACACCTCTGCAACTTGGAGAGCTTTTAAGAACGGAGCCTACTTTGCAAATCCTAGTTTTACTCAGATTCATCCAACTTGTGTTCCTCCAACTGGTGATAGCCAGTCAAAATTAACATTGATGAGTGAATCACTTCGAAATGATGGGCGAATTTGGTCACCAAAAAATACAGAAGATTGTGATAAAAATCCGAATGACATTCAAGAGCAAGATAGAGATTATTTTCTTGAGAGAATGTACCCTGCATTTGCTAATCTTGTTCCAAGAGATATAGCATCAAGAGCACTTAAAGGTATTTGTGACGAAGGCAGAGGAGTGGGCTCCTTATTCAATAATCAGAGATTAGGAGTCTATCTTGATTTTTCTTCCGTTATTGAAAAAATAGGAATTGAAAAAGTAAAAGAAAAATATGGTAATTTGTTTGATATGTATAAAAGTATTACTGGTGAAAATCCATATGAAGTGCCAATGAAAATTTACCCAGCACCCCACTATACTATGGGTGGTTTGTGGGTCGATTATAATTTAATGACTTCTATAAATGGATTGTTTGCATGTGGTGAGGCTAACTTTTCAGATCATGGGGCCAATCGTTTAGGAGCTTCAGCATTAATGCAAGGTTTGGCAGATGGTTATTTTATTGCTCCTCAGACTGTAGCAAATTATTTGGCTCGTAGTAAATTTGAAGAGATTGATCTAGATCATCCAGAGGTTATTACAACAATCGATACTGTTAAAACTCGAATTGAAAAGTTAATGAATGCACCAAAACCAGAATACTCCCCTGATTATTTCCATAAAAAAATTGGAAGTATTTTATGGACTACTTGCGGCATGGCTAGAGATAAAGATTCTCTTGAAGCTGCAATAAAAGATATTAATGACCTTAAAAAATTATTTTGGAATAGCATTAAAGTCACTGGCTCAGAAAGTGACTTTAACCAAACCTTAGAAAAAGCAGGAAGGGTTGCTGACTTTATAGAGCTTGGACATTTAATGTGCGTTGATGCTCTTGATCGTGAAGAGTCTTGTGGCGCACATGCACGTCTTGAATATTTAGCCGAAAGTGGTGATGCAATGAGAGATGATGAGAATTATGGTTATGTTGCTGCTTGGGAATTTAATGATGATGGACCAGTTCTCCATAAAGAGCATCTTGATTTTGAGTTTATAAAGCCAACATATAGGGACTATAAATGA